The following are from one region of the Synechococcus sp. CBW1108 genome:
- the lpxD gene encoding UDP-3-O-(3-hydroxymyristoyl)glucosamine N-acyltransferase encodes MRFSELLGRLGEVTGASPRHLASDPAIHGGAALDQAGTGQLAFLEPGNALAAALADTGASAVLIPARGEGAQALQQLASERGLAWVALADPRLGFAEALEVLHPRRRPAPGIHPSAVIDPGAVVGMGCHVGPLVVIGADVQIGASCTIHAGVVIYADVQIGPDCELHSGAVLHPGSRLAGACVVHSNAVIGSEGFGFVPTAGGWRKMPQTGLVVLEEGVEVGCGSTIDRPAVGETRIGAGSKIDNLVHIGHGVSLGSGCALAAQVGIAGGAKLGKGVILAGQVGLANRAVMGDGSIASSKSGIHGEVAAGEVVSGYPAIPNRLWLRCSATFNKLPELAKALRQLEKRREPEPPNPQPAKP; translated from the coding sequence ATGCGTTTCAGCGAACTGCTCGGCCGCCTGGGCGAGGTTACCGGTGCGAGTCCACGCCACCTGGCCAGTGACCCTGCCATCCACGGCGGCGCAGCCCTAGACCAAGCCGGGACCGGGCAGCTGGCTTTTCTCGAGCCCGGCAACGCCCTGGCGGCGGCCCTGGCCGATACCGGCGCGAGCGCAGTGTTGATACCGGCCCGCGGCGAGGGGGCGCAAGCGCTGCAGCAGCTGGCAAGCGAGCGGGGCCTGGCCTGGGTTGCCCTGGCCGATCCCCGCCTTGGCTTCGCCGAGGCGCTCGAAGTGCTCCACCCGCGCCGGCGCCCTGCCCCTGGCATCCACCCCAGCGCCGTGATCGACCCCGGCGCCGTTGTTGGCATGGGCTGCCATGTGGGCCCCCTCGTGGTGATTGGTGCTGATGTGCAGATTGGAGCCAGCTGCACCATCCATGCCGGTGTGGTGATCTACGCCGACGTCCAGATCGGCCCGGACTGTGAACTCCACTCCGGCGCCGTGCTCCATCCCGGCAGCCGCCTGGCCGGGGCCTGCGTGGTCCACTCCAATGCGGTAATTGGCAGCGAGGGCTTTGGCTTTGTGCCCACCGCCGGCGGCTGGCGCAAGATGCCCCAGACCGGCCTTGTGGTGCTTGAGGAAGGGGTGGAAGTGGGCTGCGGCAGCACCATCGACCGCCCTGCGGTGGGCGAAACCCGCATCGGCGCGGGCAGCAAAATCGACAACCTGGTCCACATCGGCCACGGCGTCAGCCTGGGCAGCGGCTGTGCCCTGGCTGCCCAGGTGGGCATCGCCGGCGGCGCGAAGCTGGGCAAAGGGGTGATCCTGGCGGGCCAGGTGGGCCTGGCCAACAGGGCCGTGATGGGGGATGGCTCAATTGCCTCCTCCAAGTCGGGCATCCACGGCGAGGTGGCTGCCGGGGAAGTGGTCAGCGGTTATCCGGCCATCCCCAATCGCCTCTGGCTGCGCTGTTCCGCCACCTTCAACAAGTTGCCGGAGCTGGCTAAAGCCCTGCGCCAGCTGGAGAAGCGCCGCGAACCCGAACCGCCTAATCCCCAACCTGCCAAGCCCTAG
- a CDS encoding DUF3727 domain-containing protein, translated as MTPDTPSNPPADLPSDGLADVPTVLVQDSHGRQLLCFLEQLIPLDGHDYVLLTPVDTPVCLFRLEDDEEPELIDTIDATEPILSVADVVLQEHDLTLVRSAVTLTVSGELDEPEPDELDDDDDEDDDDDSETYELLVSFLADEQEYGLYIPLDPFFVVARMEGGGAVLVEGEEFERVQPRIEAELDEREAEG; from the coding sequence ATGACCCCCGATACCCCGTCCAATCCCCCTGCTGATCTGCCCTCAGATGGGCTCGCAGATGTGCCAACGGTGCTCGTGCAGGACAGCCACGGGCGGCAACTGCTCTGCTTTTTGGAGCAGCTGATACCCCTGGACGGCCACGATTACGTCTTGCTCACCCCGGTGGATACCCCGGTCTGCCTGTTCCGCCTTGAGGACGACGAGGAGCCGGAACTGATCGACACCATCGATGCCACCGAGCCGATTCTCTCGGTTGCCGATGTGGTGCTCCAGGAGCACGATCTCACCCTGGTGCGCTCCGCCGTCACCCTGACGGTGAGTGGAGAGCTGGACGAACCTGAGCCCGATGAGCTCGACGACGATGACGACGAGGACGACGATGACGACTCGGAAACCTACGAGCTGCTGGTGAGCTTCCTTGCCGACGAACAGGAATACGGGCTCTACATCCCCCTCGACCCCTTCTTCGTGGTGGCCCGCATGGAGGGGGGTGGCGCCGTACTTGTGGAGGGAGAGGAATTCGAAAGGGTCCAACCCAGGATCGAGGCCGAACTCGATGAACGGGAGGCAGAGGGCTGA
- a CDS encoding YqeG family HAD IIIA-type phosphatase yields MLRQLLRPNWLLDCTLAELPLQELLDQQIRALVLDVDRTLLPRRQAVLPESVLHWLQRAQQRMPIHLLSNNPSRKRVGAVAEQLNLPYTISAGKPRRRALRRVLAELKLPHHEVALIGDRLFTDVIAGNRLGLFTVLVKPIDPLGQPCQRDRLQKIELLLARRLGTILG; encoded by the coding sequence ATGCTGCGCCAGCTGCTGCGCCCCAACTGGCTGCTGGATTGCACCCTGGCCGAGCTGCCCCTACAGGAATTGCTGGACCAGCAGATCCGGGCCCTGGTGCTGGACGTTGACCGCACCCTGCTGCCCCGCCGCCAGGCGGTCTTGCCGGAGAGCGTGCTGCACTGGCTGCAACGGGCCCAGCAGCGCATGCCCATCCACCTGCTCAGCAACAACCCCTCCCGCAAGCGGGTGGGGGCGGTGGCTGAGCAGCTCAACCTGCCCTACACAATTTCGGCTGGTAAGCCCCGCCGCAGGGCCCTGCGGCGGGTTTTGGCCGAGCTGAAACTGCCCCACCACGAAGTCGCCCTGATAGGTGATCGCCTCTTTACCGATGTGATCGCCGGCAACCGGTTGGGGCTGTTCACGGTGTTGGTCAAACCGATCGATCCCCTCGGCCAGCCCTGCCAGCGGGATCGGCTCCAGAAAATCGAGCTACTTCTCGCCCGCCGGCTGGGCACGATCCTGGGCTGA
- the leuB gene encoding 3-isopropylmalate dehydrogenase, which yields MTSSHRITLLPGDGIGPEITAVTRQLLNAVSARHGFELVYDEQPMGGSAIDATGVPLPESTLAACRQSEAVLLAAIGSPQYDNLPRELRPETGLLGLRSGLGLFANLRPVKIFPALIDASSLKPEVIAGVDLLVVRELTGGVYFGTPRGRVEADGRVRAFNTMAYFDDEIDRIAKVAFDLAAARSGRLCSVDKANVLDVSQLWRDRVNAMAGGYPAVELSHMYVDNAAMQLVRNPRQFDVLLTSNLFGDILSDEAAMLTGSIGMLPSASLGSSGPGLFEPIHGSAPDIAGQDRANPLAMVLSAAMLLRLGLRQEEAATALESAVDRVLAAGFRTGDLMAAGCTQLGCRAMGDQLLAALEA from the coding sequence ATGACCTCCAGCCACCGGATCACCCTGCTGCCAGGCGACGGCATCGGCCCGGAGATCACAGCGGTGACGCGCCAACTGCTCAATGCAGTCAGTGCCCGCCATGGCTTTGAGCTGGTTTACGACGAGCAGCCGATGGGCGGCAGCGCCATCGATGCCACCGGGGTGCCCCTACCTGAGAGCACCCTGGCAGCCTGCCGGCAAAGCGAGGCGGTGCTGCTGGCCGCGATCGGTTCGCCCCAATACGACAACCTGCCCCGGGAGCTGCGACCGGAAACGGGACTGCTGGGCCTGCGCTCAGGACTGGGCCTGTTTGCAAACCTGAGACCGGTGAAGATCTTCCCGGCCCTGATCGATGCCTCCAGCCTCAAACCCGAGGTGATTGCCGGGGTGGATCTGCTGGTTGTGCGGGAGCTCACCGGCGGGGTCTATTTCGGCACACCGAGGGGTCGGGTGGAGGCTGACGGCCGGGTGCGGGCCTTCAACACCATGGCCTACTTCGACGACGAAATCGACCGTATCGCCAAGGTGGCCTTCGATCTGGCCGCAGCGCGGAGCGGCAGGCTCTGCAGCGTCGACAAAGCCAACGTGCTCGATGTCAGCCAGCTCTGGCGGGATCGGGTCAACGCCATGGCCGGCGGCTACCCCGCAGTGGAGCTAAGCCATATGTATGTCGACAACGCGGCGATGCAACTGGTGCGCAACCCCCGTCAGTTCGACGTGCTGCTGACCAGCAACCTGTTCGGTGACATTCTCAGCGACGAGGCGGCCATGCTCACCGGCTCCATCGGCATGCTCCCCTCTGCCTCCCTGGGCAGCAGCGGCCCCGGCCTGTTTGAGCCGATCCACGGGTCAGCTCCCGACATCGCCGGCCAGGACAGGGCCAACCCCCTGGCGATGGTGCTCAGCGCCGCCATGCTGCTGCGGCTGGGCCTACGCCAGGAGGAGGCGGCCACCGCCCTGGAGAGCGCCGTGGATCGGGTGCTGGCGGCAGGCTTCCGCACCGGTGACCTGATGGCCGCAGGTTGCACCCAGCTGGGCTGCCGCGCCATGGGCGACCAGCTGCTGGCAGCCCTGGAAGCCTGA
- a CDS encoding PhoH family protein encodes MRKTFVLDTNVLLHDPAALTRFEDNNILIPIEVVEEIDRFKRDPAEKGRNARQVSRLLDGLRTQGNLADGVANGDQGGTLKVVFCRSETLSQLPPELKGGNGDNNILAVALEEQRLQAVLGSQPPVILVTKDTNLRIKADAVGLIAQDYTSDRVDIGDLYPGFCELWVSAEQMDQVKHPPGLAVEGLAAESPLLANEGVTLVNRLQPAHTLLARFNARTQTLQPLQRAPKAKLGRIQPRNREQTFALDLLLDPEIQLVTLVGKAGTGKTLLALAAGLHQVADERLYERLLVTRPVISLGKEIGFLPGDLEEKMGPWMQPIIDNLDYLLGGAGEEEGRSGRGSSHHRGTRSNWTDLKGMGLLEVEAISYIRGRSIPRQYMVVDEAQNLTPHEVKTIVTRVGEGTKIVLTGDPYQIDNPYVDAESNGLTWLVERFKGQYLAGHVTLLRGERSELAELAANLL; translated from the coding sequence ATGCGCAAAACCTTCGTGCTCGACACCAACGTGTTGCTGCACGATCCCGCCGCCTTGACCCGCTTTGAAGACAACAACATCCTGATCCCGATTGAGGTGGTCGAGGAGATCGACCGGTTCAAGCGGGACCCAGCAGAGAAGGGCCGCAATGCTCGCCAGGTGTCGCGGTTGCTGGATGGGTTGCGCACCCAGGGCAACCTGGCAGATGGGGTGGCCAACGGCGATCAGGGGGGAACCCTCAAGGTGGTGTTCTGCCGCAGCGAAACCCTGAGCCAGCTGCCACCGGAGCTGAAGGGGGGCAATGGAGACAACAACATTTTGGCGGTGGCCCTTGAGGAGCAGCGCTTGCAGGCGGTGCTTGGCAGCCAGCCACCGGTGATCCTGGTCACCAAGGACACCAATCTGCGGATCAAGGCCGATGCGGTCGGCCTGATCGCCCAGGACTACACCAGTGATCGGGTGGATATCGGCGATCTGTACCCCGGCTTCTGCGAGCTGTGGGTGAGTGCCGAGCAGATGGATCAGGTCAAGCATCCGCCCGGGCTGGCGGTGGAGGGGCTGGCGGCCGAGAGCCCGCTGCTGGCCAATGAAGGGGTGACCCTGGTCAATCGGCTCCAACCCGCCCATACCTTGCTGGCTCGCTTCAACGCCAGAACCCAAACCCTGCAGCCCCTGCAACGGGCGCCGAAGGCCAAGCTCGGCCGGATCCAGCCCCGCAACCGGGAACAGACCTTTGCCTTGGATCTATTGCTGGATCCCGAGATTCAGCTAGTCACCCTGGTGGGCAAGGCGGGCACGGGCAAGACCCTGCTGGCCCTGGCGGCAGGACTGCACCAGGTGGCCGATGAACGGCTCTACGAGCGGCTACTGGTGACACGCCCGGTGATTTCGCTCGGCAAGGAGATCGGTTTTCTGCCCGGGGATCTCGAGGAGAAGATGGGCCCCTGGATGCAGCCGATCATCGACAACCTCGACTACCTGCTGGGTGGCGCTGGGGAGGAAGAGGGCCGCAGCGGCAGGGGCAGCAGCCACCACCGGGGCACCCGCAGCAACTGGACCGACCTCAAGGGCATGGGGCTGCTTGAGGTGGAGGCGATCAGCTATATCCGCGGCCGCTCAATCCCCCGCCAATACATGGTGGTGGATGAGGCCCAGAACCTTACCCCCCACGAAGTGAAGACGATTGTGACCCGGGTAGGCGAGGGCACCAAGATCGTGCTTACCGGCGACCCCTACCAGATCGACAATCCCTATGTGGACGCCGAGAGCAACGGCCTCACCTGGCTGGTGGAGCGCTTCAAGGGCCAGTACCTGGCTGGCCACGTCACCCTGTTGCGCGGTGAGCGCAGCGAACTTGCCGAGCTGGCGGCGAACCTGCTTTGA
- a CDS encoding F420-0:Gamma-glutamyl ligase, whose translation MNLLLVLALLLGLSLVWLELRHRLRPASPLRMKAGSFAVEASATGLEVKGTVTISNPHRRMEVMVPEIELKPTLLGRGDLSGITVRTRIEALHPDEDSRPDGYWAAYIVKGNKSTQARIRISLGGAGGQALDRALLDTLWLEILWINYGPFGRLQRRDAILIPLQQPEPLTAEAARWREGDRCRVLPVGTHLLGVLDDPEAVLRRYAGGLIQPGDVLTIGETPLAVMQGRYQHPANLAPSMLARLLCRVFHPTSSLATACGLQSLIDVVGPAQVLGAWMVGLGLKLVGSKGWFYRLAGYQARLIDDITGTTPPYDQTIVLGPQQPAAFCAAMARCLGVAVAVVDVNDLGRVKVLASSPNCDEALLERALRPNPAGNANERTPLVLVRPS comes from the coding sequence TTGAACCTCCTGCTGGTGCTGGCCCTGCTGCTGGGCCTGAGCCTGGTGTGGCTGGAGTTGCGCCACCGCCTGCGGCCTGCCTCCCCGTTGCGGATGAAGGCGGGTTCATTCGCCGTGGAAGCCAGCGCCACTGGCCTGGAGGTCAAGGGCACGGTGACGATCAGCAATCCCCACCGCCGTATGGAGGTGATGGTGCCCGAAATCGAGCTCAAGCCCACCCTCCTGGGCCGGGGCGACCTCAGCGGCATCACGGTCAGGACTCGGATCGAGGCGCTCCATCCGGATGAGGATTCCCGCCCGGATGGCTACTGGGCCGCTTACATCGTCAAGGGGAACAAGAGCACCCAGGCGCGCATCCGCATCAGCCTGGGCGGAGCCGGGGGCCAGGCCCTTGATCGGGCACTGCTCGACACCCTGTGGCTGGAGATTCTCTGGATCAACTACGGCCCATTCGGGCGGCTGCAGCGCCGCGATGCCATCTTGATTCCCCTGCAGCAGCCTGAACCCCTAACGGCTGAGGCAGCCCGTTGGCGCGAGGGCGATCGCTGCCGGGTATTGCCGGTGGGCACCCACCTGCTCGGTGTGCTGGACGACCCCGAAGCCGTGCTGCGCCGTTATGCCGGCGGCCTGATTCAGCCCGGAGACGTGCTCACCATTGGCGAAACCCCCCTGGCGGTGATGCAGGGGCGCTACCAGCATCCGGCCAACCTGGCACCCAGCATGTTGGCCCGCCTGCTCTGCCGGGTGTTCCATCCCACCAGCTCCCTGGCGACGGCCTGCGGCCTGCAAAGCCTGATCGACGTGGTCGGCCCGGCCCAGGTGCTAGGGGCCTGGATGGTCGGCCTGGGGCTCAAGCTGGTGGGCAGCAAGGGCTGGTTTTATCGCCTGGCTGGATATCAGGCCCGCCTGATCGATGACATCACCGGCACCACCCCGCCCTACGACCAGACGATTGTGCTGGGCCCGCAGCAGCCCGCCGCCTTCTGCGCCGCCATGGCCCGCTGCCTCGGCGTGGCTGTAGCGGTGGTCGATGTCAACGACCTGGGCCGGGTCAAGGTGCTCGCCTCCAGCCCGAATTGCGATGAGGCATTGCTGGAGCGGGCCCTGAGGCCCAACCCGGCCGGCAATGCCAATGAGCGCACTCCCCTGGTGCTGGTGCGGCCAAGCTGA
- the ruvX gene encoding Holliday junction resolvase RuvX, with product MLALDVGRRRIGLAGCDRLGLTVTPLPPLARGRFAHDQDHLGELVRQRQVTALVVGLPLDDKGEITAQASHCLRYGQRLARQLALPLAWVNEHSSSWAAAELHGLQGDRSGALDSAAAALLLRQWLQEGPEPVLPASIPYSQTGGVAPF from the coding sequence GTGCTGGCCCTCGACGTGGGTCGCCGCCGCATCGGCCTGGCAGGTTGCGACCGGCTCGGGCTCACGGTTACCCCCCTGCCCCCCCTGGCCCGGGGACGGTTCGCCCACGATCAAGACCACCTGGGCGAGCTGGTGCGCCAAAGGCAGGTCACGGCCCTGGTGGTGGGCCTCCCCCTGGACGACAAGGGTGAGATCACAGCCCAGGCCAGCCACTGCCTGCGCTACGGGCAACGCTTGGCACGCCAGCTGGCCCTGCCCCTTGCCTGGGTGAATGAACACTCCAGCAGCTGGGCTGCCGCCGAGCTCCACGGGCTGCAAGGCGATCGCAGCGGTGCCCTCGACAGCGCCGCCGCAGCCCTGCTACTGCGGCAATGGCTGCAGGAAGGGCCAGAACCGGTGCTGCCGGCGAGCATCCCTTACAGCCAGACTGGGGGCGTTGCTCCATTCTGA
- the glnT gene encoding type III glutamate--ammonia ligase, translated as MSDLYQQVQELNLRFLLISFTDLFGIQRAKLVPASAVAEMARDGAGFAGFAAWLDLSPADGDVMAIPAAASLTPLPWQPEVGWVAAELVLNGQPMEQCPRRLLRLQQQRAAERGFELRSGVEAEFFLLDPSGEQIADRSDTQEKPCYDQLALMRRYPLIAPLFEAMEQLGWGPYQADHEDANGQFELNWTFAPALTTADRHAFFKVMVKTLAEQQGLRASFMPKPFAALTGNGCHTHLSLWGAAGSANAGSTLFPDPCGELGLSSLAYHFLGGLLAHAPALSCITNPTVNSYRRLAAAPTSSGASWSPGGISYTGNNRTHMARIPDNQRLELRLPDGSAHPYLLQAAILAAGLDGIERQLDPGPRHDNDNYAQPLGLDQCQRLPADLGEALAAFAADTALRQGLGEEFCQSYERLRRRQWEQQRAEVSHWQRRTGLDD; from the coding sequence ATGTCTGACCTCTACCAGCAGGTGCAGGAGCTGAACCTCCGGTTCCTGCTGATCTCCTTCACTGACCTGTTTGGCATCCAGCGGGCCAAGCTCGTGCCAGCCTCGGCTGTGGCGGAAATGGCCCGCGATGGGGCCGGCTTCGCCGGCTTTGCAGCCTGGCTGGATCTCTCCCCCGCCGATGGCGATGTGATGGCGATCCCTGCGGCCGCCAGTCTTACGCCCCTGCCCTGGCAGCCGGAGGTGGGCTGGGTGGCGGCCGAGCTAGTGCTCAACGGCCAGCCCATGGAGCAATGCCCCCGCCGCCTGCTGCGCCTCCAGCAGCAGCGAGCAGCAGAGCGCGGATTTGAGTTGCGCAGCGGTGTGGAGGCCGAGTTTTTCCTGCTCGATCCCAGCGGCGAGCAGATCGCCGATAGATCTGACACCCAGGAGAAACCCTGCTACGACCAACTGGCGCTGATGCGCCGCTACCCCCTGATCGCACCACTGTTTGAGGCGATGGAACAGCTGGGCTGGGGGCCTTACCAGGCTGATCACGAGGATGCCAACGGCCAATTTGAGCTCAACTGGACCTTCGCGCCCGCCCTCACCACCGCCGATCGCCATGCCTTCTTCAAGGTGATGGTGAAAACCCTGGCGGAGCAGCAGGGGCTGCGGGCGAGCTTCATGCCCAAGCCCTTCGCCGCCCTCACCGGCAACGGCTGCCACACCCACCTCTCGCTGTGGGGTGCTGCCGGCAGCGCCAATGCCGGCAGCACCCTCTTCCCCGACCCCTGCGGTGAGCTGGGTCTCTCATCCCTGGCCTATCACTTTCTTGGTGGCCTGCTGGCCCACGCCCCCGCCCTCAGCTGCATCACCAATCCCACGGTCAACAGCTATCGCCGCCTGGCAGCGGCACCCACCAGCTCCGGCGCCTCCTGGAGCCCCGGCGGCATCAGCTACACGGGCAACAACCGCACCCATATGGCGCGTATCCCCGACAACCAACGGCTCGAGCTGCGCCTGCCCGACGGCTCGGCCCACCCCTATCTCTTGCAGGCAGCGATCCTGGCAGCCGGTCTCGATGGAATCGAACGTCAACTTGACCCGGGCCCCCGCCACGACAACGACAACTACGCCCAGCCCCTCGGCCTGGATCAATGCCAGCGCCTGCCGGCCGACCTGGGCGAGGCCCTAGCTGCCTTCGCCGCCGATACGGCCCTGCGCCAGGGGTTGGGGGAAGAGTTCTGCCAGTCCTACGAACGGTTGCGGCGGCGCCAATGGGAGCAGCAGCGTGCCGAAGTGAGCCACTGGCAGCGGCGCACCGGTCTGGACGATTAG
- the proB gene encoding glutamate 5-kinase, whose translation MAARHDSGQPSLRRVIKVGTSLLRGSPERPTSAVIADLAASLCRRQRSGDALTLVTSGAVGLGCTAMALQQRPSEVVALQAAAAVGQGRLMALYQDAFALRGVAVAQVLLTRGDLASRRRYQNASRTLEQLLAWGVVPVVNENDTLATDELRFGDNDTLSALVAVAIGADELVLLTDVDRLYSGDPRTDRDARPIEEVSNLAELNSLQGAAGGGGQWGTGGMTTKLAAARIATSSGIRVRLADGRDPAVLDALLAGERVGTIFQPSPTPLANRKGWLAHALLPKGTLHLDAGAERALTLQGASLLAVGVRAVEGQFGRREAVRLVASDGRELGRGLASLGSVELAELIGCAGVEVVHRDQLVLTGC comes from the coding sequence ATGGCAGCCAGGCATGACTCCGGCCAGCCCTCCCTGCGGCGGGTGATCAAGGTGGGCACGAGCCTGCTGAGGGGCAGCCCTGAGCGGCCCACCTCTGCGGTGATCGCAGATCTGGCGGCCAGCCTCTGCCGCAGGCAACGCAGCGGCGATGCCCTGACCCTGGTGACAAGCGGTGCCGTTGGACTGGGCTGCACGGCCATGGCCCTGCAGCAGCGGCCCAGCGAGGTGGTGGCCCTGCAAGCCGCAGCTGCGGTGGGCCAGGGCCGACTGATGGCCCTTTACCAGGACGCCTTTGCCTTGCGAGGGGTGGCCGTGGCCCAGGTGCTGCTCACCCGCGGCGATCTGGCCTCCCGCCGCCGCTATCAAAACGCCAGCCGCACCCTGGAGCAGCTGCTCGCCTGGGGGGTGGTGCCCGTGGTCAACGAGAACGACACCCTGGCCACCGATGAGCTGCGCTTCGGCGACAACGACACCCTCTCAGCCCTGGTGGCGGTGGCGATCGGCGCCGACGAATTGGTGCTGCTCACCGACGTGGACCGGCTCTACTCGGGTGACCCCCGCACCGATAGGGATGCCCGACCGATCGAGGAGGTGTCAAACCTGGCCGAACTCAACAGCCTGCAGGGGGCAGCCGGCGGTGGTGGCCAGTGGGGCACGGGCGGGATGACCACCAAATTGGCCGCCGCCCGCATTGCCACCTCCAGCGGCATCCGGGTGCGCCTGGCCGATGGCCGCGACCCGGCCGTGCTCGATGCCCTGCTGGCTGGTGAAAGGGTGGGCACCATTTTTCAGCCGAGCCCAACCCCCCTGGCCAACCGCAAGGGCTGGCTTGCCCATGCCCTGCTCCCCAAGGGCACCCTGCATCTGGATGCGGGGGCCGAACGGGCCCTCACCCTTCAGGGCGCCTCCCTGCTGGCCGTAGGAGTGCGGGCAGTCGAAGGGCAGTTCGGCCGGCGGGAGGCGGTGCGGCTGGTGGCCAGTGATGGCCGGGAGCTCGGGCGGGGCCTGGCCAGCCTGGGCAGCGTCGAGCTGGCGGAGTTGATCGGCTGTGCCGGCGTGGAGGTGGTGCATCGCGATCAGCTGGTGCTCACCGGCTGCTAG
- a CDS encoding alpha/beta fold hydrolase, with amino-acid sequence MRATAVAHRAQHPLGNLALPCGHTLPEAQLSYLTIGELNADRSNLILVPTSYGARPDDLAWLAGPVLDPERWCIVIAGMFGNGASSSPSNSSMGLAEQGWLVSHRDNVAAQRRLLAEVFGVVRLPLIYGWSMGAQQAYQWAVDHPEAVERICCVCGTARTSPHNHLFLLSLRQALTADRHWNGGGFNAPPEQGLRTFALIYASWAASQQFFRTLAEPVEEHVESQWLPHYKRHDPRDLIAMLDTWLAHDVAGGGDLAASLGRITARTAVVAGSHDLYFPLDDLAADADAIPGAELHVINSELGHRAGNPHSNPAEQRQLSRIVDTLLQQPSHV; translated from the coding sequence ATGAGAGCCACCGCAGTCGCCCATCGGGCCCAGCATCCCCTGGGCAACCTTGCTCTGCCCTGCGGCCACACCCTGCCGGAGGCCCAGCTCAGCTACCTCACGATCGGCGAACTCAACGCCGATCGCTCCAACCTGATCCTGGTGCCCACCTCCTACGGCGCCCGCCCCGACGACCTGGCCTGGCTGGCGGGGCCAGTGCTGGATCCGGAACGGTGGTGCATTGTCATTGCCGGCATGTTCGGCAACGGCGCCTCCAGCAGCCCCAGCAACAGCTCCATGGGCCTGGCCGAACAGGGCTGGCTGGTGAGCCACCGCGACAACGTGGCCGCCCAACGGCGACTGCTCGCCGAGGTGTTCGGCGTCGTACGGCTCCCCCTGATCTACGGTTGGTCGATGGGGGCCCAGCAGGCCTACCAGTGGGCCGTCGATCACCCGGAGGCCGTGGAGCGGATCTGCTGCGTGTGCGGCACCGCCCGCACCTCCCCCCACAACCACCTGTTCCTGCTCAGCCTGCGCCAGGCCCTCACGGCCGATCGCCACTGGAACGGCGGGGGCTTCAACGCGCCGCCGGAGCAGGGGCTGCGCACCTTTGCCCTGATCTACGCCAGTTGGGCCGCCAGCCAGCAGTTTTTTCGCACGCTGGCAGAGCCGGTGGAGGAGCATGTTGAGAGCCAGTGGCTGCCCCACTACAAGCGCCACGACCCCCGCGATCTGATCGCCATGCTCGACACCTGGCTGGCCCACGACGTGGCCGGCGGTGGCGACCTGGCCGCAAGCCTGGGCCGCATCACCGCCCGCACCGCCGTGGTGGCCGGCAGCCACGACCTCTACTTCCCCCTCGACGATCTGGCCGCCGACGCCGATGCCATCCCCGGCGCCGAACTGCACGTGATCAACTCAGAGCTTGGCCACCGGGCGGGCAACCCCCACAGCAACCCGGCCGAGCAGCGGCAGCTGAGCCGCATCGTCGACACCCTCCTCCAGCAGCCATCCCATGTCTGA